The Chloracidobacterium sp. sequence CAGATTCTCTATGGCCCAGTCACGGTCGGCGGCGTCATCAACTACATCACGCCTAACCCGCCTGACTCGCCAAGCGGCTCACTGCTGCTGGTCGGCGGCAACCGCGATTATTTCAACGGTCTTCTCACCTACGGCTGGAAACTGGGCAACACCGGCTTTTTGCTCGATTTCATGCGCAAGCAGGGCGAGGGCGCGCGCGACAACACCCGCAGCGGCTTGTACGACTTCAACTTCAAGTCGGTCTCAACCTTCGGCGCGCGGCATGTGCTGACCGTGAAGGCGAACTACTACGATGAAAACTCGCGCGTCACCTATTCAGGCTTGCGTGTGGACGAGTATCAAGCCAACCCACGCCAGAACCCATTTCGCAACGATGCGACGGATTTCCGGCGCTTCGGCGCGGCGGCGGTGCACAGCTTTGTGGTCAGTCCGAATTTCCTGCTGACGACGAGCGTGTACGGCACGACGTTCGACCGCGACTGGTGGCGGCAGTCAAGCAACTCTAACCAGCGCCCGAATCGCATCGGCGTCGGCGGCTGCCGGGGCATGATTGACCTCTTCACGAACTGCGGCAACGAAGGTCGGCTGCGCAACTACTACACGTTTGGCGTGACGCCGCAGGCGCGCGCAAGCTTCGGCTTTGGCCGCGTGCGCAACGAGCTTGATTTCGGCTTCCGCTACCATCGGGAAAATCAGGAGCGGCGGCAGGTCAACGGCGCGACACCGACGGCGCGGACGGGCGTGGTCGTCGAAAACAACTTTCGCGGCAACGACGCCTTTTCCGGCTACATCCAGAACCGCTTCATCATTGGTGGTTTGACGATTACACCGGGCGTGCGCGTCGAGCGGGTGTCATTTGTCCGGGCCAATCGGCTGGCCAACAACGGTCTCGGCGCGCGCGGTGAGACTGTGCTGACGCAGGTCGTACCAGGCATTGGCGCGTCCTACAACATCAAGCAGCGGGTGACGGTTTTCGCGGGCATTCACCGGGGTTTTGCGCCGCCACGCACGGAAGACACCATCTCCAACACCGGCGGCGTGGTTGACCTTGACCCGGAACTAAGCTGGAACACGGAGGTCGGCATCCGCAGTGTTCCGGTGCAGGGTGTCCGCTTGGACGCCTCGTACTTCCGTATGAACTTTTCCAATCAAATCGTACCGGCCAGCTTGGCGGGCGGCGTCGGCGCGACCCTCACCAACGGCGGCCGGACGCTCCATCAAGGATTGGAACTCTTTGGGCGTGTGGACAGCGGGACGCTGTTGAAATCGGCGCACAACGTCTTTGCGCGTTTCAACTACACCTTTGTCGGCGACGCCCGCTTTGAAGGACGGCGCTTCAGCAGCGTGGCCGGGTTCACCAACGTTTTGGTGACGGGCAACCGGATTCCCTACACGCCGAAGCACATGTTCACCGGGGCGTTCGGGTACTCGCACACGCGGGGCTTTGATGTCCAGATGGAGGCCGTCCACGTCGGCGAGCAGTTCGGGGACGATCTCAACCTGCGTCCCACGTCGCCGGTCAACCCGGCGGTGTTTGCCAACGGGCAGCTTGGGACGCTGCCGGCCTACACGATTTGGAATGCGACAGCGAACTACCGTGTCGAGCAGTGG is a genomic window containing:
- a CDS encoding TonB-dependent receptor; translated protein: MHGIRYGIQWSYRAATLLWSALACGLLCGVMTPTTTAQTVASAAAPVLNGRVTTVTDAPITGATVRLRGLTVGVIQTVQTDADGAFRFEQPTPGDYEITVTADQYQAATKVVKVGGEVTTVTVTLDVAPLAENIVVSLNSIVGTSESLTRIPGTVDILDERTLQLSRVFNVNEALRKLPGIHARDEEGFGLRPNIGIRGLNPTRSTKVLLLEDGIPLAFAPYGDNASYYHPPIERFETIEVVKGSGQILYGPVTVGGVINYITPNPPDSPSGSLLLVGGNRDYFNGLLTYGWKLGNTGFLLDFMRKQGEGARDNTRSGLYDFNFKSVSTFGARHVLTVKANYYDENSRVTYSGLRVDEYQANPRQNPFRNDATDFRRFGAAAVHSFVVSPNFLLTTSVYGTTFDRDWWRQSSNSNQRPNRIGVGGCRGMIDLFTNCGNEGRLRNYYTFGVTPQARASFGFGRVRNELDFGFRYHRENQERRQVNGATPTARTGVVVENNFRGNDAFSGYIQNRFIIGGLTITPGVRVERVSFVRANRLANNGLGARGETVLTQVVPGIGASYNIKQRVTVFAGIHRGFAPPRTEDTISNTGGVVDLDPELSWNTEVGIRSVPVQGVRLDASYFRMNFSNQIVPASLAGGVGATLTNGGRTLHQGLELFGRVDSGTLLKSAHNVFARFNYTFVGDARFEGRRFSSVAGFTNVLVTGNRIPYTPKHMFTGAFGYSHTRGFDVQMEAVHVGEQFGDDLNLRPTSPVNPAVFANGQLGTLPAYTIWNATANYRVEQWRTTFFITAKNLTDRLYIADRVRGILPGPPRLVQAGFRLNF